From Toxorhynchites rutilus septentrionalis strain SRP chromosome 2, ASM2978413v1, whole genome shotgun sequence, a single genomic window includes:
- the LOC129765850 gene encoding calcium/calmodulin-dependent protein kinase type 1, with protein MPLFGKKDSGKKVRKDNKEFEKQPCIEDKYVIKELLGTGAFSEVRLCEHRETGHEYAVKIIDKKALKGKEDSLENEIRVLKRFSARRTEADQDKTWFTHPNIVQLFETYEDKSKVYLIMELVTGGELFDRIVEKGSYTEKDASCLIRQVLEAVDYMHEQGVVHRDLKPENLLYYSPAEESKIMISDFGLSKMEDSGFMATACGTPGYVAPEVLAQKPYGKAVDVWSIGVISYILLCGYPPFYDENDANLFAQILKGEFEFDAPYWDEISESAKDFIKNLMCVNVEKRFTCKQALAHPWISGNAASSKNIHGTVSEQLKKNFAKSRWKQAYHAATVIRQMQRMALSSSGGAYGRSSSQLNNPAVDIMVEQDAASGSK; from the coding sequence ATGCCATTATTCGGAAAAAAAGATTCGGGGAAGAAAGTTCGTAAGGATAACAAGGAGTTTGAGAAACAACCTTGCATCGAAGATAAATACGTCATCAAGGAATTACTTGGCACTGGAGCGTTCTCGGAAGTTCGTCTGTGCGAACACCGTGAAACGGGTCATGAATATGCGGTTAAAATAATCGACAAGAAAGCTTTGAAAGGAAAAGAAGATTCGTTGGAAAATGAAATACGTGTGCTCAAACGATTTAGCGCGAGAAGAACCGAGGCGGATCAGGATAAAACATGGTTTACGCATCCAAATATAGTTCAACTGTTTGAAACATATGAAGATAAATCGAAGGTTTACTTGATTATGGAATTGGTCACCGGTGGAGAGTTATTTGATCGTATTGTGGAGAAAGGCTCTTATACCGAGAAAGACGCGTCTTGTTTGATTCGACAAGTTCTCGAAGCAGTCGATTACATGCACGAACAAGGTGTGGTACACAGAGATTTGAAACCTGAAAATCTTTTATACTATAGTCCGGCAGAGGAAAGTAAAATAATGATAAGTGATTTCGGCCTGTCAAAAATGGAAGATTCAGGATTTATGGCTACAGCCTGTGGGACGCCAGGATATGTGGCACCTGAGGTATTAGCTCAGAAACCTTATGGGAAAGCAGTTGATGTTTGGAGCATAGGCGTTATATCTTATATTTTGTTATGCGGATATCCTCCTTTTTATGACGAAAATGATGCCAATCTTTTTGCACAAATTTTGAAAGGTGAATTTGAGTTCGATGCTCCTTACTGGGATGAGATAAGTGAATCAGCAAAGGATTTTATCAAGAATCTCATGTGCGTGAATGTGGAGAAAAGATTCACATGTAAACAAGCTCTGGCACATCCTTGGATTTCTGGCAATGCAGCAAGCAGTAAGAATATTCATGGAACTGTATCGGAGCAGCTTAAAAAGAATTTCGCCAAGTCGCGTTGGAAGCAAGCATATCACGCAGCTACAGTTATACGTCAAATGCAACGAATGGCTTTGAGTAGTAGTGGAGGAGCATATGGACGTAGTTCGTCCCAACTGAATAACCCAGCAGTCGATATTATGGTTGAACAAGATGCAGCTTCAGGAAGCAAGTAA